Genomic segment of Desertibacillus haloalkaliphilus:
GGAATCTCAAGGAGCTACGTATCACGGATAGAAAAGCGAGCGTTAATGAAGCTTTTCCATGAATTTTATAAACAAAGCCAAGGAAAAGGGTAAATGGTAAAGAGGTGTGCCAGGTTGGCACACCTCTTGCTGTGTTCTTCAAGCGTGTGTTTTATTAAAAGGGAGGGAAATACGAAAAGTCGTCTTTTGTTCATCTGAAGAACAGGTTAGTTCCCCTGAGTGTTTCTCAATGATTTTTCTACAAACAAATAATCCAATTCCTGTTCCTAGTTCCTTCGTCGTATAGAATGGTTCAAAGATCGTTTCTTGGACATCTAGTG
This window contains:
- a CDS encoding ATP-binding protein, producing the protein LDVQETIFEPFYTTKELGTGIGLFVCRKIIEKHSGELTCSSDEQKTTFRISLPFNKTHA
- a CDS encoding sigma factor-like helix-turn-helix DNA-binding protein, yielding GISRSYVSRIEKRALMKLFHEFYKQSQGKG